In the Deinococcus ficus genome, one interval contains:
- a CDS encoding homoserine dehydrogenase, with translation MRTVTVGVLGSGTVGQDVLTLIQRRRDIFSDIGVNIEISGVLVRDLTKARNVPAGTPLTDTCDFLQQSEVVIECMGGIDRPLGLLRPYLKSGRPLITANKALLAERWDELREYALNGKLYYEASVMAGTPVIGPMSTVLRASTFKGLLATLNGTCNFILTQMEQGKEYAQALSEAQALGYAEDPPTLDVGGFDTAHKLTVLARFSADGNYAYENVQVTGIEHVTLEDVQAARARGEHIKLVGELHQEGGQWQATVAPRSLPHDHPLCNAGAGRNALVYEGEESGSLIFAGGGAGGMVTASAMVGDLLDYVLGFPGHVPLH, from the coding sequence ATGCGAACCGTGACCGTGGGCGTGCTCGGCAGTGGCACCGTGGGCCAGGACGTCCTCACCCTCATTCAGCGCCGCCGCGACATCTTCAGCGACATCGGCGTGAACATCGAGATTTCCGGCGTGCTCGTGCGCGACCTCACCAAGGCCCGCAACGTCCCCGCAGGTACCCCCCTGACCGACACCTGCGATTTCCTGCAGCAGTCCGAGGTCGTCATCGAATGCATGGGCGGCATCGACCGGCCGCTGGGCCTGCTGCGGCCCTACCTGAAATCCGGCCGGCCGCTGATCACCGCGAACAAGGCCCTGCTCGCCGAACGCTGGGACGAACTGCGCGAGTACGCCCTGAACGGCAAGCTGTACTACGAGGCCAGCGTCATGGCCGGCACGCCCGTCATCGGGCCCATGAGCACCGTCCTGCGCGCCAGCACCTTCAAGGGCCTGCTCGCCACCCTGAACGGCACCTGCAACTTCATCCTCACCCAGATGGAACAGGGCAAGGAGTACGCCCAGGCCCTCAGCGAGGCGCAGGCCCTCGGGTACGCCGAGGACCCCCCCACCCTGGACGTCGGGGGCTTCGACACCGCGCACAAGCTCACCGTCCTGGCCCGCTTCAGCGCCGACGGCAACTACGCCTACGAGAACGTGCAGGTCACCGGCATCGAACACGTCACCCTGGAGGACGTCCAGGCCGCCCGCGCCCGGGGGGAACACATCAAGCTCGTGGGTGAGCTGCACCAGGAGGGCGGCCAGTGGCAGGCCACCGTCGCCCCCCGCAGCCTTCCGCACGACCACCCCCTGTGCAACGCCGGCGCCGGCCGCAACGCCCTGGTGTACGAGGGCGAGGAAAGCGGCAGCCTGATCTTCGCCGGGGGCGGCGCCGGCGGCATGGTCACCGCCAGCGCCATGGTCGGCGATCTGCTGGACTACGTGCTCGGCTTCCCCGGCCACGTCCCGCTGCACTGA